A region of bacterium DNA encodes the following proteins:
- a CDS encoding RNA methyltransferase, with amino-acid sequence MPQTIDPRLLLQLPADRRAHLFAQLNGLVTPQRLQRMDAVLAARTAHITVVFEDVYHPHNASAVLRTCECLGLQDVHVVEDEKSFRPARRIARGSARWLTMHRWAGGDAGADVGECLRSLRGQGYSILATSPAEDAVPLDEVSLEKPLAVCFGTEETGLSPAAFAAADVRVTIPTPGFTRSLNVSVTAALVLYHLAGRLREGEAAGWQLPAARCDDLRLMWLADESRSSRGLAREALREAGLLPPQTPFFRDRPR; translated from the coding sequence GTGCCCCAGACCATCGACCCGCGCCTGCTGCTCCAGCTGCCCGCCGACCGGCGGGCCCACCTGTTTGCGCAATTGAACGGCCTGGTCACGCCCCAGCGGCTGCAGCGCATGGATGCGGTGCTGGCGGCGCGCACCGCGCACATCACCGTTGTCTTCGAGGATGTCTACCATCCGCACAACGCCAGCGCCGTGCTGCGCACCTGCGAGTGCCTGGGGCTGCAGGATGTGCACGTGGTGGAGGACGAGAAGAGCTTCCGGCCGGCGCGGCGCATTGCGCGGGGGTCGGCGCGGTGGTTGACGATGCATCGGTGGGCGGGTGGCGACGCGGGCGCGGACGTCGGCGAGTGCCTGCGCAGCCTGCGCGGGCAGGGCTACTCGATTCTCGCGACCAGCCCGGCCGAGGATGCGGTACCGCTCGACGAGGTGTCGCTGGAGAAGCCGTTGGCCGTGTGCTTCGGCACCGAGGAAACGGGGCTGTCGCCGGCGGCGTTCGCGGCGGCCGATGTGCGGGTGACCATCCCGACGCCGGGGTTCACGCGCAGCCTGAATGTGTCGGTGACGGCGGCGCTGGTGCTGTATCATCTGGCGGGGCGGCTGCGCGAGGGCGAGGCCGCCGGCTGGCAGTTGCCGGCCGCGCGCTGCGACGACCTGCGGCTGATGTGGCTGGCCGACGAGAGCCGCAGTTCGCGCGGGCTGGCCCGCGAGGCGCTGCGCGAGGCGGGGCTGCTGCCGCCGCAAACGCCATTCTTCCGCGACCGGCCGCGCTGA
- a CDS encoding phage holin family protein, which translates to MLSFFAHLLITAALLLLVARLVKGVKVEGWGPAFIGALVLGLANAIVKPVMVVLTLPLTILTLGLFLLVINALMLRLVSALVPGIKVQGCGTALWGALVLSLLNLAVEAVIGGGWSQL; encoded by the coding sequence ATCCTGTCGTTCTTCGCCCACCTGCTCATCACTGCCGCCCTGCTGCTGCTGGTGGCCCGCCTCGTGAAAGGCGTCAAGGTCGAGGGCTGGGGCCCGGCCTTTATCGGCGCGCTGGTGCTGGGGCTGGCCAATGCGATCGTCAAGCCGGTGATGGTGGTGCTGACGCTGCCGCTGACCATCCTCACGCTGGGGTTGTTCCTGCTGGTGATCAATGCGCTGATGCTGCGGCTGGTCAGCGCGCTGGTGCCCGGGATCAAGGTGCAGGGATGCGGGACGGCGCTGTGGGGCGCCTTGGTGCTGTCTCTGCTCAACCTGGCGGTGGAGGCGGTGATCGGCGGCGGGTGGTCGCAGCTGTAG